A genome region from Bufo gargarizans isolate SCDJY-AF-19 chromosome 2, ASM1485885v1, whole genome shotgun sequence includes the following:
- the LOC122925586 gene encoding NXPE family member 3-like: protein MHSPDTFLIIDKLEKYKPPLPKWYLQPIETRNTKFLQLIDWPGPPSMVSHIKFSTSPMKCYYQLINPRSTYRVGEKVEVLITARDYNGQPKGYGGDFFQAKLHSPKLKAGVTGELKDQGNGSYLATFLLPWPGEAQIHIRLIHSSEAVDVLKKKRESQPGKVYFFGFFQFNDTSEVMECNLEISTKNVCTYKDPVTGNTWQCVHPQNLTCDTMVYHSMGGYRKVTNRLEDSLLKVSNRKLSWSIPPINVISDKGFSDLISKLPICRPGQGSPQPSGFYYKDKWTSLVCRAQHFLRPSDALACLKGKDIHMFGDSTLRQWFEYLERFIPSLKRIDLHANYKSGPLIAVDVEAGLVMRWRAHGLPLRTGKTKMSDLHYEAAHLAGIGGGPYTVIVMTLWAHFTTYPVRFYIERLEGVRQAISSLLFRSPETTVIIKSANTGYKSIFGSDWLSLQLDILLREIFKGMQVIILDAWDMTSCHYLPDKIHPGPPVIKNEVDLMLSHICPK from the exons atgcattcacctgacac GTTTCTAATTATAGATAAGTTGGAGAAGTACAAACCACCCTTGCCCAAGTGGTATCTCCAGCCCATCGAAACCCGAAACACCAAGTTTCTACAGTTGATTGACTGGCCTGGACCTCCATCCATGGTGAGCCACATTAAATTTTCAACAAGCCCCATGAAATGTTATTACCAGCTGATAAATCCTCGAAGTACATACAGAGTTGGTGAAAAGGTGGAAGTTCTCATCACAGCTCGTGATTACAATGGTCAGCCAAAAGGTTATGGTGGAGACTTCTTCCAGGCCAAGCTCCATTCCCCAAAGCTTAAGGCTGGGGTGACCGGAGAACTTAAGGATCAAGGTAATGGAAGTTACTTAGCTACCTTTCTCCTTCCATGGCCTGGGGAGGCGCAAATACACATCAGGCTCATTCATTCCAGTGAAGCTGTGGATGTTCtgaagaagaagagagagagtcaACCTGGAAAG GTGTACTTCTTTGGATTCTTCCAGTTTAACGACACCAGTGAGGTGATGGAGTGTAACCTGGAGATATCTACCAAAAATGTCTGCACATATAAAGACCCTGTCACTGGAAATACATGGCAGTGTGTGCATCCCCAGAACCTGACCTGCGATACCATGGTGTATCACTCCATGGGTGGCTACCGCAAAGTGACAAACCGGCTGGAGGACTCTTTACTGAAAGT GTCAAACAGGAAACTCTCTTGGTCCATTCCTCCAATTAACGTGATCTCAGATAAAGGATTTTCAG ATCTCATCTCCAAGCTCCCGATCTGTAGACCTGGACAAGGATCTCCACAGCCTTCAGGCTTTTACTATAAGGACAAGTGGACATCACTAGTATGCCGGGCTCAGCACTTCCTTCGCCCTTCAGATGCTCTTGCTTGCCTCAAAGGGAAGGACATTCACATGTTTGGAGACTCCACTCTGCGCCAGTGGTTTGAATATTTGGAAAGGTTCATCCCAA gTCTCAAGAGGATAGACTTGCATGCTAACTACAAGTCAGGTCCTCTGATAGCCGTAGATGTTGAAGCCGGTCTGGTCATGCGATGGCGTGCTCATGGATTACCTTTAAGGACCGGAAAGACCAAAATGTCTGACCTCCACTATGAAGCAGCTCACTTGGCTGGTATCGGTGGGGGGCCCTACACTGTGATAGTGATGACCCTTTGGGCCCACTTTACCACCTACCCTGTGAGGTTTTACATTGAACGGCTGGAGGGAGTCCGTCAGGCAATCTCATCTCTTCTTTTTCGAAGCCCTGAGACGACGGTGATCATTAAATCGGCCAATACGGGTTATAAGTCAATATTTGGCAGTGACTGGTTGTCTCTTCAGCTGGACATTTTACTGAGGGAGATCTTCAAAGGAATGCAAGTTATAATCCTGGATGCCTGGGACATGACATCCTGCCACTATCTTCCTGACAAAATCCACCCAGGTCCTCCAGTCATCAAGAACGAGGTGGACCTTATGTTGTCTCATATATGTCCAAAATGA